DNA sequence from the Fibrobacter sp. genome:
TAAAGGTCTCGCTGGTCGTGTATTCGTGCCAGTTTTCGGGCGTTTTTCCGGTGCTTACGAAGTCGGAAATGTCCTCGATGGAGCCGGCAAGCCCGCCCTGTTCCTGGAGGGGCTCGTTTGACGTTGTTCGTGACTTGCACAGCTCGAGTGCCGTCTTCAGGACTTCGGCGTTGCGCAGGAACTTGATCTCGGAACAGAGGTCCGAATGCGAACCGTCTTCGGTACTGGATAGAAGCTCCGAAATTTTCTCGAGTACTTTGGTCTGGGCCTGCAGGGCGTCGGTCTGCGCCTGCATCTGGCTCTGGAGCATGGACGTGAATTTTTCGAACTGTTCATCGGTCATGCGAAAGTCCTTTTGAATAAGGTTCTTCCTTTAATATAGCATAAAAAAGGGGGCGGGGATAACTATGCGAATATTCTTTGAGAGAAAGGTGACGAAGCACACTTTGCCTGTGTCGTCTAGGATTTGCTTTGGTTTACGAAAATCGTTGCAGAAATCTGTATTTTTTTTTATATTAGCACCCGCACGCTCGAGTAGCTCAGTTGGATAGAGCAATTGCCTTCTAAGCAATGGGTCGTGGGTTCGACTCCCGCCTCGAGTACGAAAAAAGGCCCCCCTTGCGGGGCCTTTTTTTCGTACTGATGGCGCAACAGGAGAAACCATGTTCGACTACGGCACAAGGCGAGTGATGCGACGGCAAGCTTGCTTGCCGGCATATCCGAGCCGAAGCCGGAGCTACACCGCGTAGCGGTGTAGCCTCCCGCCTCGAGTATAAAATATCCCGATGCCTTTAGGCGCTGGGGCATTTTATTTTATGCAGGTCGAACCCACGATGGAATAAAAAAGAAGAGGTCCCGAAGGAACCTCTTTTTGCATAATGTCGTACAAGCTATTTCTTTATCTTGTTGAGCATCGTCCGGAGGTGGTTCATGTGCGCTTCGTCGAGCGACTCGTAGCGGTAGAACGAGCCGTCGGGCTGGACGAGGTAGAGAACCGGGACGTAACCATTGCCGTAGGTCGGGCCGAACTTTTGCGAGCCGTCCTGGAATACCGGTATGACGACCTTGAACTGGTCGATGAACATGCGGATGTCGTTCTTCTTGATGTTGCCGCCGATGGCGATGGCGATGCCCGTGACTCCGGCGGATTCATATTCCTTCATGACTCCCTGCACTTCGGGGAAGTGCTTCTGGCAGTGCGGGCACTTGGGGCTGAAGTAGTAGATGATCAGGGGACGCTTGGCAAAGTGGCTGAACAGGATGCCCGGATCGCTCACGCCAGTGAGCGGGAGGCTGAAGTCCATCTTCATGGGGGCGCCAGCGGAATCCTGCATGAGCGGGACGTCTGCCGACTGCGGTTCGGGGGCAAGCTGAGCACAGGCCACTGTCGCGGCAATAGTCAAAAACGCGAGAAAACGTGTTGCAAAGCGCATAACAAAAAAACTCCTAGATGGGAAACCCGTTTTATTTGGTTTCCACGCCTTGTAAAATATCAAAAAAAAACGGG
Encoded proteins:
- a CDS encoding TlpA disulfide reductase family protein, whose product is MRFATRFLAFLTIAATVACAQLAPEPQSADVPLMQDSAGAPMKMDFSLPLTGVSDPGILFSHFAKRPLIIYYFSPKCPHCQKHFPEVQGVMKEYESAGVTGIAIAIGGNIKKNDIRMFIDQFKVVIPVFQDGSQKFGPTYGNGYVPVLYLVQPDGSFYRYESLDEAHMNHLRTMLNKIKK